One Setaria italica strain Yugu1 chromosome II, Setaria_italica_v2.0, whole genome shotgun sequence DNA segment encodes these proteins:
- the LOC101762363 gene encoding uncharacterized protein LOC101762363, whose product MALRSPSSTPPRVLGPGDSPPADSPPPTSQCGCGNGARADVARKTKEVEHMLANLEKEGVEIDGKIASIIDDEVARIKAEAAREKLRMNKLKRKGVMLLISIISVAYGFLLGVDWYEDQLYTKVARIICYGEE is encoded by the exons ATGGCGCTGCGCTCTCCCTCCAGCACTCCTCCGCGGGTTCTGGGCCCCGGCGATTCGCCGCCGGCGGACTCTCCGCCTCCCACCTCTCAG TGTGGATGCGGCAATGGAGCTAGAGCTGATGTTGCTAGGAAGACGAAGGAGGTTGAACATATGCTGGCAAATTTAGAAAAAGAGGGAGTGGAGATAGATGGCAAGATAGCTAGTATTATTGATGATGAGGTAGCTAGAATTAAAGCTGAAGCTGCCAG GGAGAAGCTGAGAATGAACAAGCTGAAAAGGAAAGGGGTTATGTTACTGATCAGTATTATATCTGTTGCTTATGGTTTCTTGTTGGGAGTGGACTGGTATGAGGATCAGCTCTATACGAAAGTGGCCAGGATAATCTGTTATGGTGAAGAATAG